GTGAACCACCGTGCGAAGCGACTCAAAATCCAGGTGCTCCAGGATGTCGAAGCCGCAGGCCTGGTCAACGAGTTCCTGCATGGTGATGCGGTGAATGGGCGAGGTGATGGGGCGCGCGCTGTGCTCGTCGAGGGTCTGTCGGACCAGGGCTTCGACGTCGGCGATGATGGCATCCAGGGGCTCCCAGGCGCGGTACCACTCCAGGAGGCTGAATTCGGGGTTATGGCGAGGGGTGACTTCGCCATCGCGCCAGACGTGGGTGAGCTGGTAGATGCGCTCGGCGCCCTCGCAGAGGAGGCGCTTCATGCTGAGTTCGGGCGAAGTATGTAAGAAGCCCGGGGAACTCCGGTGGGGGCCCTCCAGGTGGAGAGGGGCGGCGAGCGGGGAGAGGTGCACGTCGGTTCCCGGGGCGCGAACCCAGGCGGGGGTTTCGACCTCCAGGAAGTCGTGCGTGAAGAAGAAGTGGCGGGCGCGTTGGTTGAAGGTCGCGCGGGCGTTGAGGGCGCGACCAAGCGAGGTTGTGCGTTGGCGCGAGAGTCGGGTTGACGCGATGGTGGGGCGGGTGATGACCTTCCAGGATGTGACGCGAATTTGGTTGCCCTCGCGCAAGCCACAGAGCTCGACCAGGGCGTGATTGTCGTCGTCGGTCGGGGGACTCCCGGTCAGGTGACTCCCGGTCAGGCGACTCCCGGTCAGGTGACTCCCGGTCAGGTGACTCCCGGTCAGGTGACTCCCGGTCAGGTGACTCCCGGTCGCGAAATCGACTTCGTACTCGCAGTGCAGGTTACGCAGGCGCCACGTATCTTTTTGTTGCACGAGTCTTCCACGGGTCCGTACAGTGGAGTCACTCGAAAGTCGGTCAAGGCGTTGAGATTCAGTCATGATGGGGTACGCTGTGGGCCACGGTTTACAAGCGGCTGAGCATCTCGGGGATGCCTTGCACGCCTGCGTCAGGCGGGCTAGATTGGCGCGTCAAGAGCTGTTTGTCGAACGGTTAAAATCAACAAGCCGTGGTCGCTGTTGGCCACGCACGCTGCGGTAGTGACCTTGCCGAGAGCGTCGAGTGCTAACACGCCTTACGAACCTGGAGTGATCGATGGCCAAAGAGTTCAAGAACCTCGTGGAGATTTTGGAGCACAGCGTGTCGACCTATAAGTCGTCACCGCTCTTCGGCACCAAGACCGGAGGGGCCTATAAATGGATGACCTACGGGGAGTTCGGCGTTCAGGTCGAGCAGTTCCGCGGGGCGTTGGCCGATATGGGCGTCCAGAAAGGTGATACGGTGGCGGTCATCGCCAATAACCGTGTGGAATGGGCCGTGGGGGCTTATGCGACCTATAGCCTGGGCGGGCGCTACTGCCCGATGTACGAGGCCCAGCTG
This region of Lujinxingia litoralis genomic DNA includes:
- the epmA gene encoding EF-P lysine aminoacylase EpmA; this encodes MQQKDTWRLRNLHCEYEVDFATGSHLTGSHLTGSHLTGSHLTGSRLTGSHLTGSPPTDDDNHALVELCGLREGNQIRVTSWKVITRPTIASTRLSRQRTTSLGRALNARATFNQRARHFFFTHDFLEVETPAWVRAPGTDVHLSPLAAPLHLEGPHRSSPGFLHTSPELSMKRLLCEGAERIYQLTHVWRDGEVTPRHNPEFSLLEWYRAWEPLDAIIADVEALVRQTLDEHSARPITSPIHRITMQELVDQACGFDILEHLDFESLRTVVHRLNLLPPHLTAVRQWDELFFALVVEHIDPLLETLGAVFVTDWPAPLAVLARRSETDPRTAQRFELYVDGVELANGFGELTDPVEQRRRFAEDQAARRARGLPALPMPDAFLEALEYGMPPSSGVALGVDRLLMLKLGTRSIRDVAPFSLWRNSAGELVDWP